A region of Myxococcus stipitatus DSM 14675 DNA encodes the following proteins:
- a CDS encoding HEAT repeat domain-containing protein, whose amino-acid sequence MAVLPLPARNPAEAAFIREMQEEHFSEIEFLLEQRQTRLLDETSQWEDLADLEERLAAHVDAMRIQPDMSVPLAQEGLADGDEPRLMAAVYVLASVVEEGELEGLFQEMEDTAEDLVPVWTQALALAERPGLLKWLGPLLRSSRDEVRVAAVRIIGRRLEGGAELLVPLLDSPSAEVRGAAAWSLAQLGHAPASAVLENLLHAPSGSEWAELALAALCLGSSRVLPLCRTMGRAGGANSRDLPRLLALAGDERDWPMLQQLKARPDTALAALEAMGILGAVEAIPCLMDELAGDAREHRLVAAGALNLMTGAGLQQVVQVPTEDEDDPPRELRLPSTDRAVWEQWWKEHRSRFQGIKRARLGKPYAVESSLEELASPESSRETRKRAWAELAIRSRHHVGMDVEGPVLGQKQGLAEWRKHLRR is encoded by the coding sequence ATGGCTGTGCTCCCGCTGCCCGCGCGGAATCCCGCCGAAGCCGCGTTCATTCGTGAGATGCAGGAAGAGCACTTCTCGGAAATCGAGTTCCTGCTCGAGCAGCGCCAGACGCGCCTGCTGGATGAGACTTCTCAGTGGGAGGACCTCGCGGACCTGGAGGAGCGTCTGGCCGCGCATGTCGACGCCATGCGCATCCAACCGGACATGTCCGTGCCCCTGGCCCAGGAGGGCCTCGCGGATGGGGATGAGCCGCGGCTGATGGCCGCGGTGTACGTCCTGGCGTCGGTCGTGGAGGAGGGGGAGCTGGAGGGACTCTTCCAGGAGATGGAGGACACCGCGGAGGACCTGGTGCCTGTCTGGACGCAGGCACTGGCCTTGGCCGAGCGTCCTGGGTTGCTGAAGTGGCTGGGGCCGCTGCTGCGCTCGTCTCGCGACGAGGTTCGCGTCGCGGCGGTTCGCATCATCGGGCGTCGGCTGGAGGGCGGGGCGGAGCTGCTCGTGCCGTTGTTGGATTCACCTTCAGCCGAGGTGCGCGGGGCAGCGGCCTGGTCGCTCGCGCAGCTTGGCCATGCGCCCGCGAGCGCCGTGCTGGAGAATCTGCTGCACGCTCCATCTGGGAGCGAGTGGGCGGAGCTGGCGCTGGCGGCGCTGTGTCTGGGGTCTTCTCGCGTGCTTCCGCTCTGCCGGACGATGGGCCGTGCGGGAGGCGCGAACTCGAGGGACTTGCCTCGGCTCCTGGCGCTGGCCGGGGATGAGCGGGACTGGCCCATGCTTCAGCAGTTGAAGGCCCGCCCTGACACGGCGCTGGCCGCGCTGGAGGCCATGGGCATCCTGGGGGCCGTCGAGGCCATTCCTTGTCTGATGGATGAGCTTGCGGGCGATGCCCGCGAGCATCGGCTGGTCGCGGCCGGTGCGCTGAACCTCATGACGGGGGCGGGGCTTCAGCAGGTCGTGCAGGTCCCGACGGAGGATGAGGATGACCCTCCGCGGGAGCTGCGTCTCCCGAGCACGGACCGGGCGGTCTGGGAGCAGTGGTGGAAGGAGCATCGTTCCCGCTTCCAAGGCATCAAGCGGGCGCGGCTGGGAAAGCCCTATGCCGTGGAGAGCAGCTTGGAGGAGCTGGCCTCCCCCGAGAGCTCACGAGAGACTCGGAAGAGGGCGTGGGCGGAGCTCGCCATTCGTTCTCGGCATCACGTGGGGATGGACGTGGAGGGTCCGGTGCTGGGACAGAAGCAGGGGCTTGCTGAGTGGCGGAAGCACTTGCGTCGGTGA
- a CDS encoding type VI secretion system Vgr family protein yields the protein MTIATVPLAASQSEFDFEAGPHGAGELAVLSFKGTEALNALYSVEVDLVPGPDVIVDAQSLLGEPALLTFQLGDGSARFFHGIIAHWSTWDVGATGERKRHRARVVPRLWTLKYMKRSRIFQNLSVPDIAQKVLKEGNVEFRLALSGSYSKREYCVQYRESNLDFLLRLFEEEGIVFFFEHGQGVHTLVLTDEPSAHEPLVGDSKLVFREEGRMVAAADSVQTFSSRLEIQPGAVMLRDYNFLTPAVDLSTDAQSDDGDAVLEVYDYPGRYSDTGGGKSYSKIRLEELRARAETATGTSTSRRLTPGYVFELDEHPRPHLNGEYLLLSVSHEGRQPEVLVDARSAQGADGPSGYRSEFTCQRSSVPFRPERRTERPRIGGAQTAVVVGPSGEEIHTDEHGRIKVQFHWDREGKGDDKSSCWIRVSQAWAGPGWGALYLPRIGQEVVVEFLEGDPDRPLVTGSVYNGHNPPPLSLPDEKTKSTLRSSSSPGGDGFNELRFEDAAGSEEVFFHAQKDFNIVVENDKSQKVGGNETLRVEKDRSREVLGNQKLSVGKDDSSVVGGNQTLDVTKDRSTTVGGNHTEAVTGSQSISVGGTQSTTVMLASTENVGLGKALNVGGGYAINVGAAMNEIVVGLKSEQVGGAKVEMVGAKKSELVKGSRTLKVGGDLSETVGKKRNLKVSKDFLVNVNAAMTVKAKDTYALGAKEIVLSAEEQFTLKVGSATIQVKKNGDVVIKGAKLEMTASGDIIMKASKIGEN from the coding sequence ATGACGATTGCCACCGTGCCCTTGGCGGCGAGCCAGTCGGAGTTCGATTTCGAAGCGGGCCCCCATGGAGCCGGGGAGCTGGCGGTCCTCTCGTTCAAGGGGACCGAGGCCCTCAACGCGCTCTACTCCGTGGAGGTGGACCTGGTGCCAGGGCCGGACGTCATCGTCGACGCCCAGTCCTTGCTGGGGGAGCCCGCGCTGCTCACCTTCCAGCTGGGAGATGGGTCCGCCCGGTTCTTCCACGGCATCATCGCGCACTGGAGCACCTGGGACGTGGGGGCCACGGGCGAGCGCAAGCGTCATCGCGCCCGCGTGGTGCCCCGGCTGTGGACGCTCAAGTACATGAAGCGCAGCCGCATCTTCCAGAACCTCTCGGTGCCGGACATCGCCCAGAAGGTCTTGAAGGAAGGCAACGTCGAGTTCCGGCTGGCGCTCTCGGGGAGCTATTCCAAGCGTGAGTACTGCGTGCAGTACCGCGAATCCAACCTCGACTTCCTGCTCCGCCTGTTCGAGGAGGAAGGCATCGTCTTCTTCTTCGAGCACGGCCAGGGTGTCCACACGCTGGTGCTCACGGACGAGCCGTCCGCGCACGAGCCGCTGGTGGGTGACTCCAAGCTGGTCTTCCGGGAGGAGGGCCGGATGGTGGCGGCCGCGGACTCGGTGCAGACGTTCTCGTCCCGATTGGAGATACAGCCCGGGGCGGTGATGCTGCGCGACTACAACTTCCTGACGCCCGCCGTGGACCTGAGCACGGATGCTCAGTCGGACGACGGGGACGCGGTCCTGGAGGTGTATGACTATCCGGGGCGCTATTCGGACACGGGGGGAGGGAAGAGCTACTCGAAGATTCGCCTGGAGGAGCTCCGGGCTCGCGCGGAGACCGCCACGGGGACCAGCACGAGCCGCAGGCTGACGCCTGGCTATGTCTTCGAGCTGGATGAGCATCCGCGTCCCCACCTCAATGGCGAGTACCTGCTCCTGTCGGTGTCGCACGAGGGCCGGCAGCCGGAGGTGCTGGTGGATGCGCGCTCGGCGCAAGGGGCCGATGGGCCGTCTGGATATCGCAGTGAGTTCACGTGCCAGCGCTCCTCCGTGCCCTTCCGGCCGGAGCGCCGGACGGAGCGCCCGCGCATCGGCGGCGCGCAGACGGCGGTGGTGGTGGGGCCCTCGGGAGAGGAGATCCACACGGACGAGCACGGGCGCATCAAGGTCCAGTTCCACTGGGACCGGGAGGGGAAGGGCGACGACAAGAGCTCGTGCTGGATTCGCGTGAGCCAGGCGTGGGCGGGGCCTGGATGGGGCGCGCTGTACCTGCCTCGCATCGGCCAGGAGGTGGTGGTGGAGTTCCTGGAAGGGGACCCTGACCGCCCCCTGGTGACGGGCAGCGTCTACAACGGACACAATCCTCCCCCGCTGTCGCTGCCGGACGAGAAGACGAAGAGCACGCTGCGCTCGAGCTCGAGTCCTGGAGGCGACGGGTTCAACGAGCTGCGCTTCGAGGACGCCGCGGGCAGCGAGGAGGTGTTCTTCCACGCGCAGAAGGACTTCAACATCGTCGTGGAGAACGACAAGTCCCAGAAGGTGGGGGGCAACGAGACGCTGCGCGTGGAGAAGGACCGGAGCCGCGAGGTGCTGGGCAACCAGAAGCTCTCGGTGGGCAAGGACGACTCCAGCGTGGTGGGTGGCAACCAGACGCTGGACGTGACGAAGGACCGGTCGACGACGGTGGGAGGCAACCACACGGAGGCCGTCACGGGGTCGCAGTCCATCAGCGTGGGAGGGACCCAGTCGACGACGGTGATGCTCGCGTCCACGGAGAACGTGGGGCTGGGCAAGGCGCTCAACGTCGGCGGGGGTTACGCCATCAACGTGGGTGCGGCCATGAATGAGATTGTGGTCGGGCTCAAGTCGGAGCAGGTGGGGGGGGCGAAGGTGGAGATGGTGGGGGCGAAGAAGAGTGAGCTGGTGAAGGGCAGCCGGACGCTGAAGGTCGGCGGAGACCTGAGCGAGACGGTGGGGAAGAAGCGCAACCTCAAGGTGAGCAAGGACTTCCTCGTCAACGTGAATGCGGCGATGACGGTGAAGGCCAAGGACACCTATGCGCTCGGTGCGAAGGAGATCGTCCTGTCGGCCGAGGAGCAGTTCACGCTCAAGGTCGGCAGCGCCACCATCCAGGTGAAGAAGAATGGAGACGTGGTCATCAAGGGCGCGAAGCTGGAGATGACGGCGAGCGGCGACATCATCATGAAGGCCTCGAAGATTGGGGAGAACTGA
- a CDS encoding thioredoxin family protein codes for MAHPVSYEGTPENFDQLVLEPQGELVVVDFWGDGCPNCEVYAAAEPMLLSELDGAPMRVVKVNAYQHESLAHRFGLYGIPTFLLFRDGKLLGKMSQYYGKEYFLGVIREHLPTPPGSPA; via the coding sequence ATGGCGCATCCAGTCAGCTATGAGGGAACCCCAGAGAACTTCGACCAGCTCGTCCTGGAGCCCCAGGGCGAACTGGTGGTCGTGGACTTCTGGGGCGACGGCTGCCCGAACTGCGAGGTCTACGCGGCGGCCGAACCCATGCTCCTCTCGGAACTGGATGGCGCCCCCATGCGGGTGGTCAAGGTGAACGCCTACCAGCACGAGTCACTGGCTCACCGCTTCGGCCTCTACGGCATCCCCACGTTCCTGCTGTTCCGCGACGGGAAGCTCCTGGGGAAGATGAGCCAGTACTACGGGAAGGAATACTTCCTCGGCGTCATCCGCGAGCACCTGCCGACCCCACCCGGAAGCCCGGCGTAG
- a CDS encoding DUF6484 domain-containing protein has protein sequence MAANDEKAGAERVGSLEVSSQEPILGSRVGRLVSRGAHGVLQVDFEGNSQGPVPARVAVSLTPEEWERAVNAQQSVVLLFEKGDPALPLVMGVVQAASETPLLDVMLEERAKGGPVELRVDGQPRTVKLEAQDELVLRCGKSSVTLRSDGKIVIRGTQVETRASGVNRIKGGSVQIN, from the coding sequence ATGGCCGCGAACGACGAGAAGGCGGGAGCCGAGCGGGTGGGCTCGCTGGAGGTTTCATCCCAGGAGCCCATCCTGGGGAGCCGCGTGGGGCGACTGGTCTCGCGAGGGGCCCACGGCGTGCTGCAGGTGGACTTCGAGGGCAACTCCCAGGGGCCCGTGCCGGCGCGCGTCGCCGTGTCGTTGACTCCGGAGGAGTGGGAGCGGGCGGTGAATGCCCAGCAGTCCGTGGTGCTGCTCTTCGAGAAGGGAGACCCCGCGCTTCCCCTCGTCATGGGGGTGGTGCAGGCCGCCAGCGAGACGCCGCTGCTGGATGTGATGTTGGAGGAGCGCGCGAAGGGCGGGCCGGTGGAGCTTCGCGTGGATGGGCAGCCGCGCACGGTGAAGCTGGAGGCGCAGGATGAGCTGGTGCTGCGCTGCGGGAAGAGCTCCGTCACGCTGCGGAGCGACGGGAAGATTGTCATTCGAGGCACCCAGGTGGAGACCCGTGCGTCGGGCGTGAACCGCATCAAGGGCGGCTCGGTGCAGATCAACTAG